A single Ketogulonicigenium vulgare WSH-001 DNA region contains:
- a CDS encoding [protein-PII] uridylyltransferase, whose amino-acid sequence MIRPAHEIFDAPAITARLLAALDGVADPMDMRRATVAILSDAMANGRAVIATAFAANPLESRGVTHAYAWLTDCIVTLALWVARGPMQPTPAAGDLTMVAVGGYGRGEMAPFSDVDLLFVTRANMSRETEAVIESLLYTLWDLKLKIGHSSRTVDDCIAMAKQDFTIRTAMVEARYLDGNTTVFQTLRSRLWNELFKNTASEFIEAKLDERAQRHVKQGGQRYMVEPNVKEGKGGLRDLQSLYWIGKYVYNVQDAAQLVQKGVFTADEYETFRLAEDFLWAVRCHLHLIAKREVDLLTFDMQVEVASRMGYRDSRGRRAVEHFMQDYFLHATKVGELTRIFLTVQEDKLIKPAPMLSRLFARKRPVAPPYALKTNRLTVADPKAFLADKLNLLRIFEESVRMGAPIHPDALRLVAANLNLIDDDMRESRSANRIFLDLLLRHGNPARILRHMNEIGVLAAFIPEFEPIVAMMQFNMYHHYTVDEHTIQCISNLAAIEAGELADDLPLVSDITKAGISRRVIYVALLLHDIGKGREEDHSVLGAQIARRVAPRLGLSKRESETVEWLIRHHLMMSDTAQKRDIAEPRTVRAFAKMVESRERLDLLTVLTVCDIRGVGPGTWNNWKAALIRSLHRSTAEVLASGPDTLSRRTREDEAKRALREALHDWPAADLRAETGRHYGPYWQGLPLSAHVVFANLLRGINDSEIRIDLTPDPDRDATRASFAMSDHPGLFSRMTGALALVGANVVDARTYTTKDGYATATFWVQDADGRPFEAARLPRLRQMIDRTMNGEVVPREAMKERDKIKKRERAFTVPTLITFDNEGSDIYTIIEVDTRDRPGLLHDLVRTLAAQNANIASAVIATYGEQAVDTFYVKDMFGLKFHAEGRRQQLEAKLREAIKQGAERAHS is encoded by the coding sequence ATGATCCGGCCGGCGCATGAAATCTTTGACGCCCCTGCGATCACAGCGCGGCTGCTGGCCGCGCTGGATGGCGTTGCAGATCCGATGGATATGCGCCGCGCCACTGTCGCCATCCTTTCTGACGCCATGGCCAATGGCCGCGCGGTGATCGCCACTGCCTTTGCGGCCAATCCGCTGGAAAGCCGGGGCGTGACCCATGCTTATGCCTGGCTGACCGATTGCATTGTGACGCTGGCCCTGTGGGTTGCGCGCGGCCCGATGCAGCCCACGCCCGCTGCAGGCGATCTGACGATGGTTGCCGTCGGCGGCTATGGGCGCGGCGAGATGGCCCCCTTTTCCGATGTCGATCTGCTGTTCGTCACCCGCGCGAACATGTCGCGCGAGACCGAGGCGGTTATCGAATCCCTGCTTTACACCCTATGGGACCTAAAGCTGAAAATCGGTCATTCCTCGCGCACAGTGGATGACTGTATTGCGATGGCAAAACAGGATTTCACCATTCGCACCGCCATGGTCGAGGCGCGCTATCTGGATGGAAACACCACAGTTTTCCAAACCCTGCGCAGCCGCCTATGGAACGAGCTGTTCAAGAACACCGCCTCTGAATTCATTGAGGCGAAACTCGACGAGCGGGCCCAGCGCCACGTGAAACAAGGCGGCCAGCGCTATATGGTCGAGCCGAATGTGAAAGAGGGCAAGGGCGGCTTGCGCGATCTGCAATCCCTCTATTGGATCGGCAAATATGTCTACAACGTGCAGGATGCCGCACAGTTGGTACAAAAGGGCGTCTTCACCGCCGATGAATACGAGACATTCCGTCTGGCCGAGGATTTCCTGTGGGCGGTGCGCTGCCACCTGCATCTGATCGCCAAACGCGAGGTGGATCTGCTGACCTTTGACATGCAGGTCGAGGTCGCCTCGCGCATGGGGTATCGCGACAGTCGCGGTCGCCGGGCGGTCGAACATTTCATGCAAGATTACTTTTTGCATGCGACTAAAGTGGGCGAGTTGACCCGCATCTTTCTGACGGTGCAAGAAGACAAGCTGATCAAGCCCGCGCCGATGCTATCACGTCTGTTCGCCCGCAAGCGCCCCGTCGCGCCGCCCTATGCGCTAAAGACCAACCGTCTGACCGTCGCCGACCCAAAGGCGTTTCTGGCCGACAAATTGAACCTGCTGCGCATCTTTGAGGAAAGCGTCCGCATGGGCGCGCCGATCCACCCCGACGCGCTGCGTCTGGTGGCGGCTAACCTGAACCTCATCGACGACGATATGCGCGAAAGCCGCAGCGCCAATCGCATCTTCCTTGATCTGCTGCTGCGCCATGGCAACCCGGCCCGCATCTTGCGCCATATGAACGAAATCGGCGTGCTGGCGGCGTTCATCCCTGAATTCGAACCCATCGTCGCAATGATGCAGTTCAATATGTATCACCACTACACGGTGGACGAACATACGATCCAATGTATCTCGAACCTCGCCGCGATCGAGGCGGGAGAGCTGGCAGATGATCTGCCGCTGGTCAGCGATATTACCAAGGCTGGCATCAGCCGCCGCGTGATTTATGTGGCGCTGCTGCTGCATGATATCGGCAAGGGGCGCGAAGAAGACCATTCCGTGCTGGGGGCGCAAATCGCCCGCCGCGTGGCGCCGCGCCTTGGCCTGTCAAAGCGCGAATCCGAAACGGTGGAATGGCTGATCCGTCACCATCTGATGATGTCCGATACCGCGCAAAAACGCGACATTGCCGAACCGCGTACCGTGCGTGCCTTTGCCAAAATGGTCGAATCGCGTGAACGGCTGGATCTGCTGACCGTGCTGACCGTCTGCGACATTCGCGGCGTCGGCCCCGGTACATGGAACAACTGGAAAGCGGCGCTGATCCGCAGCCTGCACCGCTCGACCGCCGAGGTGCTGGCCAGCGGCCCCGACACCCTGTCCCGCCGCACCCGCGAGGACGAGGCAAAGCGCGCCCTGCGCGAGGCCTTGCACGACTGGCCCGCCGCCGATCTGCGCGCCGAGACGGGGCGCCATTACGGCCCCTATTGGCAGGGCCTGCCGCTATCGGCACATGTCGTCTTTGCCAACCTGCTGCGCGGCATCAATGATTCCGAGATCCGCATCGATCTGACACCAGACCCCGATCGCGATGCGACCCGCGCCAGCTTTGCCATGTCTGACCACCCCGGCCTGTTTTCCCGTATGACCGGCGCATTGGCGCTGGTGGGGGCGAACGTGGTCGATGCGCGCACCTATACCACCAAGGACGGCTATGCGACCGCCACTTTCTGGGTGCAAGATGCCGATGGTCGCCCGTTCGAGGCCGCCCGCCTGCCCCGCCTGCGCCAGATGATCGACCGCACGATGAACGGCGAAGTCGTCCCGCGCGAAGCGATGAAAGAGCGGGACAAGATCAAGAAACGCGAGCGCGCCTTTACCGTGCCGACGCTGATCACCTTTGATAACGAAGGCTCGGACATCTACACGATTATCGAGGTCGACACCCGTGACCGCCCGGGCCTGCTGCATGATCTGGTGCGCACGCTGGCCGCGCAAAACGCCAATATCGCATCCGCCGTCATCGCCACCTATGGCGAGCAGGCGGTCGATACATTCTATGTGAAAGACATGTTCGGCCTGAAATTCCATGCCGAAGGGCGCCGTCAGCAGTTGGAAGCCAAGCTGCGCGAGGCGATCAAACAAGGTGCCGAAAGGGCCCATTCGTGA
- the rsmI gene encoding 16S rRNA (cytidine(1402)-2'-O)-methyltransferase produces MSGAFPLTAGLYLVATPIGAARDITLRALDVLRLADVIAAEDTRTARKLMEIHGVPLNGRRILAFHDHSTEGTTAHLVTQVREGKSVAYVSEAGTPLVADPGYELARGMIAEDLPVTAAPGASAVLTALTIGGLPTDRFLFNGFLPAAHSARQSELAILRDVPATLVFYESPKRLGSSLVDMAAVLGAGRQAAVCRELTKKFEEVRRGTLAELAEYYQENDARGEVVVLVDRAGAVVTGAADIESALREAMQTMRIKDAATLVAGALNLPRREVYQIALAMSADD; encoded by the coding sequence ATGTCGGGAGCTTTCCCTTTAACCGCCGGTCTCTATCTGGTCGCAACGCCGATTGGCGCGGCGCGCGATATCACATTGCGCGCGCTGGATGTGCTGCGCCTTGCCGATGTCATCGCGGCCGAGGATACCCGCACCGCGCGCAAGCTGATGGAAATTCATGGTGTTCCGCTGAACGGGCGACGCATCCTTGCGTTTCACGACCATTCGACCGAAGGCACCACCGCCCATTTGGTGACGCAGGTGCGCGAGGGGAAATCCGTGGCCTATGTGTCCGAGGCGGGCACCCCCTTGGTTGCCGACCCCGGATACGAGCTGGCGCGCGGCATGATTGCCGAAGATCTGCCTGTCACCGCTGCGCCGGGCGCATCCGCCGTGTTGACAGCGCTGACGATTGGCGGCCTGCCGACGGATCGTTTTTTGTTCAACGGGTTTTTGCCTGCCGCCCATAGCGCCCGCCAGAGCGAACTTGCGATCCTGCGCGATGTGCCGGCGACGCTGGTGTTTTACGAATCGCCCAAGCGGCTTGGCTCTTCACTTGTGGATATGGCGGCGGTGCTGGGCGCTGGGCGTCAGGCTGCGGTCTGCCGCGAGTTGACCAAGAAGTTCGAGGAAGTCCGCCGCGGCACACTGGCAGAACTTGCTGAATATTATCAGGAAAACGATGCGCGCGGCGAGGTCGTGGTGCTGGTTGATCGCGCGGGTGCCGTGGTGACCGGCGCGGCGGATATCGAATCCGCCCTGCGCGAGGCGATGCAGACCATGCGGATCAAGGACGCCGCGACGCTGGTTGCGGGCGCGCTGAACCTGCCGCGCCGCGAGGTCTATCAGATCGCCCTAGCCATGTCGGCGGATGACTGA
- a CDS encoding YraN family protein produces MTDLRMTGGLRNHLQGAAAEAAVLRHYEALGARLLHSRWRGRAGEIDLILQQGDLTIFVEVKSAASFDRAAFSIQPGQAARILRAAEEFMAGRLADLRIDLALVDGQGHVHVIENAFFA; encoded by the coding sequence ATGACTGATCTGCGGATGACGGGCGGGCTGCGCAATCACCTGCAAGGCGCGGCGGCCGAGGCTGCCGTGCTGCGCCATTACGAGGCCCTCGGCGCGCGCCTGCTGCACAGCCGTTGGCGCGGCCGTGCGGGCGAGATCGACCTGATCTTGCAGCAGGGCGACCTTACGATTTTTGTCGAGGTGAAATCCGCTGCCAGCTTTGACCGTGCCGCGTTTTCAATTCAGCCGGGCCAAGCCGCCCGCATCCTGCGCGCTGCCGAAGAATTCATGGCCGGTCGCCTTGCCGATCTGCGCATCGATCTGGCGCTGGTCGACGGGCAGGGCCACGTTCATGTGATCGAGAACGCCTTCTTCGCCTAA
- the gshB gene encoding glutathione synthase → MALKVAIQMDPIESINIDGDSTFRIALEAQARGHSLFYYTPDKLAFQEGRITARGWPITLRREKGNHVTKGDEVEVDLADYDVVWLRQDPPFDMGYITTTHLLDMIHPKTLVVNDPFWVRNYPEKLLVLNFPELTPPTAIARDLDTLRAFRAKHGDVILKPLFGNGGAGVFKLTADDSNLASLHEMFTSISREPLIVQKYLPDVRKGDKRVILVDGEPVGAINRVPASGETRSNMHVGGRPEKVELTARDLEICAKIGPLLREKGQIFVGIDVIGDYLTEINVTSPTGIQELERFDGTNTAEKIWEAIERRRAA, encoded by the coding sequence ATGGCGTTGAAAGTTGCCATTCAGATGGACCCGATCGAATCCATCAATATCGACGGCGATTCGACCTTCCGCATCGCGCTAGAGGCGCAGGCGCGCGGCCATTCTCTGTTCTATTACACGCCCGACAAACTGGCCTTCCAAGAGGGGCGCATCACCGCCCGCGGCTGGCCGATCACGCTGCGCCGTGAAAAGGGCAACCATGTCACCAAGGGCGACGAGGTCGAGGTCGATCTGGCCGATTACGATGTGGTATGGCTGCGCCAAGACCCGCCCTTTGACATGGGTTATATCACCACCACCCATTTGCTGGACATGATCCACCCTAAGACACTGGTCGTGAATGACCCGTTCTGGGTGCGCAATTACCCCGAAAAGCTGCTCGTGCTGAATTTCCCCGAGCTGACCCCCCCGACCGCGATTGCGCGCGATCTGGACACGCTGCGGGCCTTCCGCGCCAAACACGGCGATGTCATTCTAAAGCCGCTGTTCGGCAATGGCGGCGCGGGCGTGTTCAAGCTGACGGCAGATGACAGCAACCTTGCATCGCTGCACGAGATGTTCACCTCGATCTCGCGCGAGCCGCTGATCGTGCAGAAATACCTGCCCGATGTGCGCAAGGGCGACAAACGGGTGATTCTGGTCGATGGCGAGCCGGTGGGCGCGATCAACCGTGTGCCGGCCTCGGGCGAGACACGGTCGAACATGCATGTGGGTGGCCGCCCTGAAAAGGTCGAGCTGACCGCCCGCGATCTGGAGATTTGCGCTAAGATCGGGCCGCTTTTGCGCGAAAAGGGCCAGATTTTCGTCGGTATCGACGTGATCGGCGACTACCTGACCGAGATCAATGTGACCTCGCCCACCGGTATCCAGGAACTCGAACGGTTCGACGGCACCAATACCGCCGAGAAAATCTGGGAAGCGATCGAGCGTCGCCGCGCGGCTTAA
- a CDS encoding YifB family Mg chelatase-like AAA ATPase: MLARCYTVAFEGIEPRLIEVQCALAPGIPGFSIVGLPDKSVSESRERVGAALAAMALAMPAKRVTVNLSPGDMPKEGAHYDLPIAIALLAAMDAISRDAAESVLAMGELALDGRLVPVAGALPAALASASEDKALILPAPSAPEAAWVAAATVFGAESLGSALAHLAGTTPLAPARPPLSAAPAAVKSTDLASVRGQEGAKRALEIAAAGSHNILMLGPPGAGKSLLASCLPGILPPQTADEALESAMIQSVAGTRGAGPSPHRPFRSPHHGASMAAIIGGGRRAAPGEISLAHNGVLFLDELPEFQRPVLDSLRQPIETGEVWIARAEAHLRYPSRFMLVGAANPCRCGHMADASRACARAPRCGQDYMARLSGPLLDRFDIRIDVPAIPPSDLRGPLGEPSSEVARRVTAARKRQIQRLEPFGARSNADCPPDVLEEMTALDGDCAAFLQRAAAHFGISARGYSRILRVARTIADLDGAEQITRPHLSEAIALRGP; this comes from the coding sequence ATGCTTGCGCGCTGCTATACCGTTGCTTTTGAAGGGATCGAGCCGCGCCTGATCGAGGTGCAATGCGCCCTTGCGCCCGGCATCCCCGGGTTTTCCATCGTCGGCCTGCCGGACAAATCCGTCAGCGAATCGCGTGAAAGGGTGGGGGCGGCACTGGCCGCGATGGCACTGGCGATGCCCGCGAAACGCGTCACGGTGAATCTTTCGCCCGGCGATATGCCCAAAGAGGGTGCCCATTACGATCTGCCCATCGCCATCGCCCTGCTGGCTGCGATGGATGCCATTTCGCGCGACGCCGCCGAATCCGTGCTGGCGATGGGAGAGCTGGCCCTGGACGGGCGATTGGTGCCCGTCGCGGGCGCTTTACCTGCGGCGCTCGCCAGCGCAAGCGAGGATAAAGCGCTGATCCTGCCCGCCCCCAGCGCGCCCGAGGCGGCTTGGGTCGCTGCTGCAACCGTGTTTGGGGCAGAGAGCCTTGGCAGCGCGCTGGCGCATCTGGCCGGAACGACGCCCCTTGCGCCCGCGCGCCCGCCGCTATCCGCAGCGCCCGCTGCCGTGAAATCCACCGATCTGGCATCGGTACGTGGACAAGAGGGAGCAAAGCGCGCGCTAGAGATCGCAGCGGCAGGCAGCCATAACATACTGATGTTGGGGCCGCCGGGGGCCGGAAAATCTTTGCTGGCCAGTTGCCTCCCCGGCATCCTGCCGCCGCAAACCGCGGATGAGGCGCTAGAGTCTGCAATGATCCAATCCGTTGCGGGTACTCGCGGCGCTGGCCCCAGCCCGCACCGCCCCTTTCGCAGCCCCCATCATGGCGCCTCGATGGCGGCGATCATCGGCGGCGGTAGGCGCGCGGCACCGGGGGAAATCTCGCTCGCGCATAACGGCGTGCTGTTTCTGGACGAGCTGCCGGAATTCCAGCGCCCTGTGCTGGATAGCCTGCGCCAACCCATTGAGACGGGCGAGGTCTGGATCGCCCGCGCCGAGGCGCATTTGCGCTATCCCAGCCGGTTCATGCTGGTCGGTGCCGCCAATCCCTGCCGTTGCGGCCATATGGCAGATGCGAGCCGCGCCTGCGCCCGCGCGCCGCGCTGCGGTCAGGATTATATGGCGCGGCTCTCGGGCCCGCTGCTGGACCGGTTCGACATCCGCATCGATGTGCCTGCGATCCCGCCGTCAGACCTGCGCGGCCCGCTGGGCGAGCCGTCGTCCGAGGTGGCGCGCCGCGTCACCGCCGCACGCAAGCGGCAGATCCAGCGGCTAGAGCCGTTCGGCGCGCGCAGCAATGCCGATTGCCCGCCGGATGTGCTAGAGGAGATGACAGCGCTGGACGGTGACTGCGCCGCATTCTTGCAGCGCGCCGCCGCGCATTTTGGCATTTCGGCGCGCGGATACAGTCGCATCCTGCGCGTCGCGCGCACGATTGCCGATTTGGATGGGGCCGAACAGATCACCCGCCCCCATCTGTCCGAAGCGATTGCGCTGCGCGGGCCTTAA
- a CDS encoding DUF1003 domain-containing protein — protein MDAKHTLLAERLLKKPASDFSDSDRRVLRHMLDRAPVSQDPALRADTLGARVADKVASFGGSWTFIMLFGGVLVTWVVLNGVLLASPPDPFPFIFLNLMLSMIAAFQAPIIMMSQSRQAQKDREAAANDYEVNLKSELEIMRLHEKLDDLRLVALEDQLRLITNKIDAIAAAVNRP, from the coding sequence ATGGACGCGAAACACACCCTATTGGCCGAGCGGCTGCTGAAAAAGCCTGCGAGCGATTTCAGTGACAGTGACAGGCGCGTGCTGCGCCATATGTTGGATCGCGCCCCGGTGTCGCAAGATCCCGCGCTGCGCGCCGATACGCTGGGCGCGCGTGTGGCCGATAAGGTCGCAAGTTTTGGCGGCTCGTGGACATTCATCATGCTGTTTGGCGGCGTGCTGGTGACATGGGTCGTGCTGAACGGCGTTTTGCTGGCCAGCCCGCCCGACCCGTTTCCCTTCATCTTCCTGAACCTGATGCTGTCGATGATCGCGGCGTTTCAGGCCCCGATCATCATGATGTCGCAAAGCCGTCAGGCGCAAAAAGACCGCGAGGCCGCCGCCAATGATTATGAGGTGAACCTGAAATCGGAACTCGAGATCATGCGCTTGCATGAAAAGCTGGATGACCTGCGTTTGGTGGCGCTAGAGGATCAATTGCGCCTGATAACCAATAAGATCGACGCGATTGCTGCCGCCGTTAACCGCCCGTAA
- the coaBC gene encoding bifunctional phosphopantothenoylcysteine decarboxylase/phosphopantothenate--cysteine ligase CoaBC produces the protein MLVGKRILMIIGGGIAAYKALELIRLLRGQGVEVVPVLTRAGAEFVTPLSVSALANTAVHQDLFDLTHEAEIGHIQLSRAADLVVVVPATADLMAKMAQGMANDLASTLLLATDKRVLMAPAMNVRMWDHPATQRNLRTLEADGVLRIGPDDGAMACGEFGPGRMAEPLAILAAISDALQPADKPLDGNHILVTSGPTHEPIDPVRYIANRSSGAQGTAIAQALLDLGAKVTFITGPAEVPPPAGADVVRVETASQMRAAVQAALPADAGVFAAAVADWHVVGAGPSKIKKVAGQLPQLNFAENPDILAEVGHMTAGRPRLVVGFAAETDDVIAHARAKRLRKGADWIVANDVSPATGIMGGAENEITIITAEGETALPRMSKPAVAKELARRIADTLLKDDA, from the coding sequence GTGCTGGTTGGCAAGCGTATCTTGATGATCATCGGCGGCGGCATTGCGGCCTATAAGGCGCTGGAGCTGATCCGCCTGCTGCGCGGCCAAGGGGTCGAGGTCGTGCCCGTCCTGACCCGTGCGGGCGCGGAATTCGTGACGCCCTTGTCTGTCTCGGCGCTCGCGAATACCGCCGTCCACCAAGATCTGTTCGACCTGACGCATGAGGCCGAAATCGGCCATATCCAACTGTCTCGCGCCGCCGATCTGGTTGTTGTTGTGCCCGCCACTGCCGATCTGATGGCGAAAATGGCGCAAGGCATGGCGAATGACCTTGCCTCGACACTGCTACTGGCGACGGATAAGCGCGTGCTGATGGCGCCCGCGATGAATGTGCGGATGTGGGACCATCCCGCGACCCAGCGCAACCTGCGCACGCTTGAGGCAGACGGCGTTTTGCGCATTGGCCCCGACGATGGCGCGATGGCCTGCGGCGAGTTTGGGCCGGGCCGCATGGCCGAGCCTTTGGCGATTTTGGCCGCGATCAGCGATGCACTGCAGCCGGCGGATAAGCCGTTGGACGGCAATCATATTCTGGTCACCTCTGGCCCGACGCATGAGCCGATTGACCCGGTGCGCTATATCGCGAACCGTTCCTCGGGTGCGCAGGGGACGGCGATTGCCCAAGCGCTGCTGGATCTGGGGGCAAAGGTGACGTTCATCACTGGCCCCGCCGAGGTGCCGCCCCCCGCAGGGGCCGATGTGGTGCGGGTCGAGACCGCCAGCCAGATGCGCGCCGCCGTGCAGGCCGCGCTGCCCGCCGATGCGGGCGTCTTTGCCGCCGCCGTCGCCGATTGGCATGTGGTTGGCGCAGGGCCCAGCAAGATCAAGAAGGTGGCGGGGCAACTGCCGCAGCTAAACTTTGCGGAAAACCCCGATATTCTGGCCGAAGTTGGCCATATGACCGCGGGCCGCCCCAGGTTGGTCGTGGGCTTTGCCGCCGAGACGGATGACGTCATCGCCCATGCCCGCGCCAAGCGCCTGCGCAAAGGCGCGGATTGGATCGTCGCCAATGACGTCTCGCCCGCGACCGGCATTATGGGCGGGGCGGAAAACGAAATCACCATCATAACGGCCGAGGGCGAGACCGCCCTGCCGCGGATGTCGAAACCGGCGGTTGCCAAAGAATTGGCGCGCCGCATTGCCGATACTTTACTGAAAGACGACGCATGA
- the dut gene encoding dUTP diphosphatase produces the protein MTLTIKFTRLDGYDDAVALPSYQTPGAAGADLRANFGADLRGIGLTLPPMGRALVPTGLAIEIPTGFEVQIRMRSGLALKQGLMLPNAPGTIDSDYRGHLGIIIMNGGDQPVTIAHGDRIAQMIVAPVVQAQFELVTALTQTDRGAGGYGSTGVSQ, from the coding sequence ATGACCCTGACGATCAAATTCACCCGCCTTGATGGCTATGACGACGCGGTGGCGCTGCCCAGCTATCAAACACCCGGCGCGGCTGGGGCGGATCTGCGCGCCAACTTTGGCGCGGATTTGCGCGGTATTGGTCTGACCCTGCCGCCGATGGGCCGCGCGTTGGTGCCCACGGGGCTTGCGATTGAAATCCCGACCGGATTCGAGGTGCAGATCCGCATGCGCTCGGGCCTTGCACTGAAACAGGGGCTGATGCTGCCCAATGCGCCGGGCACGATTGATTCGGATTATCGCGGCCATCTGGGCATCATCATCATGAATGGCGGCGACCAGCCGGTGACCATTGCCCACGGTGATCGCATCGCGCAGATGATCGTCGCCCCCGTGGTGCAGGCGCAGTTCGAGCTGGTCACCGCGTTGACGCAAACGGATCGCGGCGCGGGGGGCTATGGCTCGACCGGGGTGTCGCAGTGA
- a CDS encoding HesA/MoeB/ThiF family protein, protein MTDRRFTPDEVARYGRHITLREIGGPGQKALLRARVLIVGAGGLGSPVLQYLGAAGVGQITVVDDDLVEATNLQRQVIHTAASVGTPKVASAQAAINAQNPHIHVTTVQTRFSAQNAAELVAQHDLAIDCCDDTATRNALNAACVAAGIPMVSAALTTWEGQVSLYDPARGGPCLTCVFPHAPPVIEDCSVVGVFGPLPGIIGTMMAAEVVKALTGAGEGLRGRLMIYDALYADMRIIRTKADPACPTCHGMGAVK, encoded by the coding sequence GTGACAGACCGCCGTTTCACGCCGGATGAGGTGGCGCGCTATGGCCGCCATATCACCTTGCGCGAAATCGGCGGGCCGGGGCAAAAGGCGCTGCTGCGCGCGCGTGTGCTGATCGTGGGCGCGGGGGGGCTCGGCTCTCCGGTGCTGCAATATCTGGGTGCGGCGGGGGTGGGGCAGATCACCGTGGTCGATGACGATCTGGTCGAGGCGACGAATTTGCAGCGCCAAGTCATCCACACCGCCGCCAGTGTCGGCACGCCCAAGGTCGCATCCGCGCAAGCCGCGATCAACGCGCAGAACCCGCATATCCATGTGACTACGGTGCAGACGCGGTTTTCAGCGCAAAATGCGGCAGAACTGGTGGCACAGCACGATTTGGCCATCGATTGCTGCGATGATACTGCGACGCGCAATGCGCTGAATGCGGCCTGTGTTGCGGCGGGTATCCCGATGGTCTCGGCCGCACTGACGACGTGGGAGGGGCAGGTTTCCCTTTACGATCCCGCGCGCGGCGGGCCCTGTCTGACCTGCGTCTTTCCCCATGCGCCGCCGGTGATCGAGGATTGCTCCGTCGTCGGCGTGTTCGGCCCGCTGCCCGGCATCATCGGCACCATGATGGCCGCCGAAGTCGTCAAGGCGCTGACCGGCGCGGGCGAGGGGCTGCGCGGGCGTCTGATGATCTATGACGCCCTTTACGCCGATATGCGGATCATCCGCACCAAAGCCGATCCGGCCTGCCCGACCTGCCACGGAATGGGGGCGGTCAAATAA